In the Parashewanella tropica genome, CAGTGCTCGCCATAATACTCACGAACCTTTTGTTGGAAGTCGTTTCCACGCTCAACAAAATTTGTGTACATATCGGTACTGGCACAAGCTGGAGATAACAACACAATATCCTTATTCTCAGCTTGCTCAATGGCATAGCTTACCGCCTGCCCCATATTTTCAACGATCTTATGCTTCTCAGTCAGCTTAGCCATAGCTTCAGCATCTTGACCAAATACAATCATTACCTTAACGCGCTCAAGCGGAGCCTTTAGTGGATACAAGTCGGCTTTTTTGGAGTCACCGCCAGCAATCAGTATGATGTTACCTTCATCATTATGCAGCCCGTCAACAGCCGCAACTACGGCTCCCACATTTGTCGCCTTTGAGTCATCAATAAAGGTTATGCCTTCATACTGAGCAATTTTTTCACAACGATGTGAGAGTCCAACAAATTGGCAGGCCGCTTCAATCATTGCTGGTTTTTTAACACCTGCAATTTGCGCTAACGCCATTGCTGCAAGGATATTTTCTTGATTATGACGACCTAAAGCTGATGCTTCATTGGCTCGCATAATACTTTCATCACCTTGACATAACACTCCATCCACCACGCCCCATTGACCTTGTTTGGGCTTATCTAATCCAAAACTGATTACATTGTTAGGTTCAAGAGGATGAGCCTGAAAATCTTTACGATTAATAACTTGATGCTGGGTTTGCTCGAATAATTTCAGTTTGGTCTGACGGTAACTATCAAAGGTCAGATATCTATCCATATGATCGTGCGAAATATTCAAGCACGTTGCTGCAAGGCAGTTTAGGCTTTTTGTCGTTTCTAATTGAAAACTACTTAGCTCTAATACGTACAGATCCGCTTCTTGCTCAAGTAAATCGAGTGCTGGGGTTCCTAGATTTCCTCCTACAGCCACATTAATACCGCTACGCTTGGCCATATCGCCTACTAATGTGGTTACGGTAGACTTCCCATTAGAACCCGTTATCCCTATGACTTCTGCTTGTGTTGAAGCAATGGCTTGGGCAAATAACTCAATATCACCAATCACCTCAACACCAAGTTCTCTGGCGGTTTTCACTTCAGGTGTTGAAGCCGCCACTCCAGGACTAATAATGATTTGATTGGCTTCTAACAACATATTTTGGTCGAATTTACCCACTACAACTCCCACCGTAGGAAACTCTTCCATTAAGGCCTCTAAACCTGGTGGAATTGCGCGATTGTCCATAACGCAAGGGGTAATGCCCTGCTTAAGCAAATAACGCACAATAGAGAGCCCTGTAGCTCCCATTCCAAGTACTATGTGCGTATGTGGCTGTTTCATTCAATTACCCTAATTGTTTATCTTAGTTTTAATGTCGCTAAACCTAACATGACCAAAAATAGTGAGATAATCCAAAAACGTACGATCACTCTTGGCTCTGGCCAGCCTTTTAATTCATAGTGATGATGGATGGGAGCCATTCTAAAAATCCGTTGTCCTCGCAACTTATACGAACCAACCTGTAAGATCACTGAGAGCGTTTCCATCACGAATACCCCTCCCATGATCACTAACAAAATTTCTTGCCTAACCAACACAGCAATAACGCCTAGTGCCGCACCTAGAGATAATGAACCTACATCTCCCATAAAGACTTGTGCTGGATAAGTGTTAAACCATAAAAAGCCTAACCCTGCCCCGACAATAGCAGTACAGACAATCACTAACTCGCCCGAGCCTGGCAAGTATGGAATATGTAAGTAATGCGCAAAACCTGAGTGCCCTGATAAATAAGCGATCAATGCAAAAGCACCTGCCACCATTACCGTTGGCATAATGGCTAAGCCATCTAAACCATCCGTGAGGTTTACCGCATTACTTGAGCCAACAATAGTGAAATAAGCTAAAACGATAAAAAAGGCCCC is a window encoding:
- the murD gene encoding UDP-N-acetylmuramoyl-L-alanine--D-glutamate ligase, with the translated sequence MKQPHTHIVLGMGATGLSIVRYLLKQGITPCVMDNRAIPPGLEALMEEFPTVGVVVGKFDQNMLLEANQIIISPGVAASTPEVKTARELGVEVIGDIELFAQAIASTQAEVIGITGSNGKSTVTTLVGDMAKRSGINVAVGGNLGTPALDLLEQEADLYVLELSSFQLETTKSLNCLAATCLNISHDHMDRYLTFDSYRQTKLKLFEQTQHQVINRKDFQAHPLEPNNVISFGLDKPKQGQWGVVDGVLCQGDESIMRANEASALGRHNQENILAAMALAQIAGVKKPAMIEAACQFVGLSHRCEKIAQYEGITFIDDSKATNVGAVVAAVDGLHNDEGNIILIAGGDSKKADLYPLKAPLERVKVMIVFGQDAEAMAKLTEKHKIVENMGQAVSYAIEQAENKDIVLLSPACASTDMYTNFVERGNDFQQKVREYYGEH
- the mraY gene encoding phospho-N-acetylmuramoyl-pentapeptide-transferase; this encodes MLVYLAEYLAQFYSGFHVFSYLTLRAILGLLTALLFSLWLGPKLIERLQLMQIGQVVRNDGPESHFSKRGTPTMGGLLILFGIFASTLLWGDLDNHYVLVTLFVLGSFGAIGFLDDYRKVVRKDPKGLIARWKYIFQSVAALLVAGYLYFNASTPGETQLVVPFFKDIMPQLGAFFIVLAYFTIVGSSNAVNLTDGLDGLAIMPTVMVAGAFALIAYLSGHSGFAHYLHIPYLPGSGELVIVCTAIVGAGLGFLWFNTYPAQVFMGDVGSLSLGAALGVIAVLVRQEILLVIMGGVFVMETLSVILQVGSYKLRGQRIFRMAPIHHHYELKGWPEPRVIVRFWIISLFLVMLGLATLKLR